The proteins below are encoded in one region of Paeniglutamicibacter cryotolerans:
- a CDS encoding GntR family transcriptional regulator, with product MIVLDESDAHGPAEQIRAQIAALIRAGELAAESRLPPVRQLAGDLRVAPGTVAKAYKELEAAGMVRAGRAAGTRVNPGQVIAAPALTEAVAFGRAARDAGLSLAEAQSLLAAGWNA from the coding sequence GTGATCGTGCTGGATGAGTCCGATGCCCACGGGCCGGCGGAACAGATCCGGGCGCAAATCGCCGCGCTGATCCGCGCGGGGGAGCTGGCCGCCGAGTCCCGGCTGCCCCCGGTGCGCCAGCTGGCGGGGGATCTGCGGGTGGCGCCGGGCACGGTGGCCAAGGCGTACAAGGAACTCGAGGCGGCGGGGATGGTCCGGGCAGGACGTGCCGCCGGAACCCGGGTGAATCCCGGGCAGGTGATTGCCGCCCCGGCGCTCACCGAGGCGGTGGCCTTTGGCCGGGCTGCCCGGGATGCCGGGCTGTCGCTGGCCGAGGCCCAGTCCCTGCTGGCCGCCGGCTGGAACGCCTGA
- a CDS encoding amino acid ABC transporter permease, whose amino-acid sequence MLEKETTTEPARLETPVPAKKYTVVPLRYPWRWITAALVLGGLGLVGRAFLAADINYDVVIKYLTNAGILTGVRNTLVLLLAAMAVGLVLGVLTAVMRQSPNPVLRWVGGAYVWLFRGTPLLVQLLIWFNLSIIFETFTIPGLFSIPMNTLMTPFVAALLGLGINEGAYISEIVRGGILAVDHGQREAASAIGMSRAKTMRRIVLPQAMRVIVPPLGNEFISCLKFTSLAYTISYSELLHSANKIYTANFKVIELLFTAAIWYIALTTVFSLFQQLLEDRLSRGVPGAQVGFIERLRRNLSLRRAS is encoded by the coding sequence GTGCTTGAAAAGGAAACCACAACGGAGCCGGCCAGGTTGGAGACTCCGGTCCCGGCCAAGAAATACACGGTCGTCCCGCTGCGCTACCCGTGGCGCTGGATTACCGCCGCCCTGGTCCTTGGCGGGCTGGGCCTCGTCGGCCGCGCCTTCCTGGCTGCCGACATCAATTACGACGTGGTCATCAAGTACCTGACCAACGCCGGAATCCTGACCGGGGTGCGCAACACGCTGGTCCTGCTGCTGGCGGCCATGGCCGTGGGCTTGGTCCTGGGCGTACTCACCGCGGTGATGCGCCAGTCCCCGAACCCGGTGCTGCGCTGGGTGGGCGGTGCCTACGTCTGGCTCTTCCGCGGCACCCCGCTGCTGGTGCAGCTGCTGATCTGGTTCAACCTCTCCATCATCTTCGAGACCTTCACCATCCCTGGCCTGTTCTCCATCCCCATGAACACCCTGATGACCCCGTTCGTTGCCGCGTTGCTGGGCCTGGGCATCAATGAAGGCGCCTACATTTCGGAAATCGTCCGCGGCGGCATCCTCGCCGTGGACCACGGTCAGCGCGAGGCAGCCTCTGCCATCGGCATGTCCCGGGCCAAGACCATGCGCCGGATCGTGCTGCCCCAGGCGATGCGGGTCATCGTCCCGCCGCTGGGCAACGAGTTCATTTCATGCCTGAAGTTCACTTCGCTGGCCTACACCATTTCCTACAGCGAACTGCTGCACTCGGCCAACAAGATCTACACGGCGAACTTCAAGGTGATCGAGCTGCTGTTCACCGCCGCCATCTGGTACATCGCATTGACCACCGTGTTCAGCCTCTTCCAGCAGCTGCTCGAAGACCGGTTGAGCCGCGGGGTTCCCGGGGCGCAAGTCGGGTTCATCGAACGCCTGCGCCGCAACCTATCCCTCAGGAGGGCCTCATGA
- a CDS encoding RNA-binding S4 domain-containing protein has protein sequence MRTPKAQPIEIRDESIRLGQLLKLASLAEDGLQAKELIEHGLVKVNGDIETRRGRQLRAGDVVEVNGEAVQIESAG, from the coding sequence ATGAGAACCCCCAAGGCACAGCCCATAGAGATCCGTGACGAATCCATCCGCCTGGGCCAGCTGCTGAAGCTGGCGTCCCTGGCCGAGGATGGCCTCCAGGCCAAGGAACTGATCGAACACGGCCTGGTCAAGGTCAACGGCGACATCGAGACCCGCCGCGGCCGCCAGCTGCGTGCCGGCGACGTGGTCGAGGTCAACGGTGAAGCGGTCCAGATCGAGTCAGCCGGCTAA
- a CDS encoding ABC transporter substrate-binding protein, whose product MRSTPKSRNPRKAALLALPMVAGLLLAGCSSSDAPKEDVQAEAATNSAPLFAELPEAVQKAGTIQIGSAIDYPPFEYYEENGDLAGFEYELSKELEKQLGVSFKWNNASFDTLLPALTTKRYDIIFGAVNDTKEREESFDMISYLQSSQGLVSKAGVDTGIKTVEDLCGKSIAAVRGGIQPQYLEERSKVCVTDGMKPIEVLTFDGNSQEQLAVKQGRAVAMLENYPTAAYFAKNSEGSLEVVPDLQVEKRFFSMVLSKEQTELRDVLQKGWQAIIDDGSYDEILKKWDLDAIGIKTSVVNPVSEGIEP is encoded by the coding sequence ATGCGTTCTACCCCGAAGTCACGCAACCCCCGCAAGGCCGCACTGCTCGCCCTGCCGATGGTGGCAGGGCTCCTGCTCGCAGGATGCTCATCATCCGATGCCCCGAAGGAGGACGTGCAGGCCGAGGCCGCAACCAACTCGGCGCCGCTGTTCGCAGAGCTGCCCGAGGCAGTCCAGAAGGCCGGGACCATCCAGATCGGTTCGGCGATCGATTACCCGCCGTTCGAGTACTACGAGGAAAACGGGGACCTGGCAGGGTTCGAGTACGAGCTTTCCAAGGAACTGGAAAAGCAGCTCGGGGTCAGCTTCAAGTGGAACAACGCCAGCTTCGATACGCTGCTGCCGGCGCTGACCACCAAGCGCTATGACATCATCTTCGGCGCTGTCAACGACACCAAGGAGCGCGAGGAAAGTTTCGACATGATTTCCTACCTGCAGTCCTCCCAGGGCCTGGTATCCAAAGCCGGCGTCGATACCGGCATCAAGACGGTTGAAGATCTCTGCGGCAAATCCATTGCGGCGGTCCGCGGCGGCATCCAGCCCCAGTACCTGGAGGAGCGTTCCAAGGTATGCGTCACCGATGGCATGAAGCCCATTGAGGTGTTGACCTTCGACGGCAACTCGCAGGAGCAGCTGGCCGTGAAGCAAGGCCGCGCAGTGGCAATGCTTGAGAACTACCCGACCGCCGCCTACTTCGCAAAGAACTCCGAAGGTTCGCTGGAAGTCGTTCCCGATCTTCAGGTTGAAAAGCGCTTCTTCTCCATGGTGCTCAGCAAGGAGCAGACGGAGCTGCGCGACGTCCTGCAGAAGGGCTGGCAGGCCATCATCGACGACGGCAGCTACGACGAAATCCTGAAGAAGTGGGACCTGGATGCCATCGGCATCAAGACCTCCGTCGTGAACCCGGTTTCAGAAGGCATCGAGCCGTAA
- a CDS encoding DMT family transporter, with amino-acid sequence MPETSNTAPFAAGARGQLPAALGLAIALAAGVLMPIQGRINGALGRELGDPVAAALVSFGTGFILLLAGSLGLPAGRAGLAGIRRSIKTRAFPLWYLGAGAVGAFVVYGQALAVPLVGVALFTVAIVTGQTLGSLFVDRIGFGTGRKRPITGLRAIGSVLTVAAVLWAVSPRLGAAQGEGPALMLTLLVPAVGGVFMGFQAAMNGVQAMNYGTPVAATFVNFAVGGALLGVILLVSLPFTGAPNPLPGSWWYYAGGPLGCVVIGVSALLVRHLGVLLTGLGMIAGQLLGSLGIDLLFPAPGAIVNLATIGGTVLTLAAVALASMPFRSVKTRR; translated from the coding sequence ATGCCTGAAACGTCGAACACCGCACCCTTCGCCGCCGGAGCGCGCGGTCAGCTACCGGCGGCCCTCGGGCTCGCCATCGCCTTGGCCGCCGGGGTCCTGATGCCCATCCAGGGCAGGATCAACGGCGCCCTGGGCCGCGAACTCGGCGACCCGGTCGCCGCCGCGCTGGTGAGCTTCGGCACCGGTTTCATCCTGCTGCTCGCCGGCTCACTGGGGCTGCCCGCCGGGCGGGCCGGACTGGCCGGGATCCGCCGGTCGATCAAAACCCGGGCCTTCCCGCTGTGGTACCTGGGTGCCGGCGCCGTGGGCGCGTTCGTGGTCTATGGGCAGGCGCTCGCCGTTCCGCTGGTCGGCGTGGCGCTTTTTACCGTCGCCATCGTCACCGGCCAGACCCTGGGGTCGCTCTTCGTGGACCGGATCGGCTTCGGCACCGGGCGCAAACGGCCGATCACCGGGCTGCGCGCCATCGGTTCGGTCCTCACCGTTGCCGCCGTGCTCTGGGCGGTCTCGCCGCGGCTGGGCGCGGCGCAGGGAGAGGGGCCCGCGCTAATGCTCACGCTGCTGGTCCCGGCCGTGGGCGGCGTGTTCATGGGCTTCCAGGCGGCGATGAACGGGGTACAGGCAATGAACTACGGCACCCCGGTCGCCGCGACATTCGTGAACTTCGCCGTCGGCGGGGCGTTGCTGGGCGTGATCCTGCTGGTCTCGCTGCCGTTCACCGGGGCCCCTAACCCGCTGCCGGGCTCCTGGTGGTACTACGCCGGCGGCCCGTTGGGCTGCGTGGTGATCGGGGTCAGCGCGCTGCTGGTGCGCCATCTGGGCGTGCTGCTGACCGGGTTGGGCATGATCGCCGGGCAGCTGCTGGGATCGCTCGGCATCGACCTGCTCTTCCCCGCACCGGGGGCGATAGTGAACCTGGCGACCATCGGCGGCACGGTGCTGACACTGGCGGCCGTCGCGCTGGCATCGATGCCGTTCAGGTCGGTGAAGACCCGCCGCTGA
- a CDS encoding aromatic ring-hydroxylating dioxygenase subunit alpha codes for MFVRNAWYVIALSEEVTREPLKRTALGEDIVLFRKKDDSIAVLDDRCAHRAYPLSEGRIVGDNIQCGYHGFEYNCAGVCVRVPAQARIPERALVKSYPVVESHRWVWVWMGDPALAETTEVPDTHWMTDPAWDRVTHERVFECSADLIHDNLLDLTHEGFLHESTIGDEAVYENGVTVEVDGNTVSVDRWMPECHPSPLFEKATGMTRVDRWHTTVFQLPSLHVIHAGVVEVGGKREDGHLLRVLNAITPITENTAWYFYAFCRDFAVGDEAMNELLTESLGGVLTEDSDALALQQVKMECRPSNLPDVLIAQDAGVAKARRMMKQLLSAEAKAAAAVPEKVAAP; via the coding sequence ATGTTCGTACGCAATGCTTGGTATGTCATCGCCCTGTCCGAAGAAGTCACCCGCGAGCCGCTCAAACGCACCGCACTGGGCGAGGACATCGTCCTGTTCCGCAAGAAGGACGACTCCATCGCGGTGCTCGATGACCGTTGCGCCCACCGCGCCTATCCGCTCTCGGAAGGCCGGATCGTCGGGGACAATATCCAATGCGGATACCACGGCTTCGAATACAACTGCGCCGGGGTGTGCGTCAGGGTCCCGGCCCAGGCACGCATTCCAGAACGCGCCCTGGTCAAGTCCTACCCGGTCGTTGAATCCCACCGCTGGGTATGGGTCTGGATGGGCGATCCGGCGCTGGCCGAAACCACCGAGGTACCCGACACGCACTGGATGACCGATCCGGCTTGGGACCGGGTCACCCATGAGCGCGTGTTCGAATGCAGCGCCGACCTGATCCACGACAACCTGCTGGATTTGACCCACGAGGGCTTCCTGCACGAGTCGACCATCGGAGACGAGGCCGTCTACGAAAACGGGGTCACCGTCGAGGTCGATGGCAACACCGTCTCGGTGGACCGGTGGATGCCCGAATGCCACCCCTCCCCGCTCTTTGAAAAGGCCACCGGCATGACGCGGGTCGACCGCTGGCACACCACCGTCTTCCAGCTGCCCTCGCTGCACGTGATCCACGCCGGCGTGGTCGAGGTCGGGGGCAAGCGCGAGGACGGGCACCTGCTGCGCGTACTCAACGCCATCACCCCGATCACCGAAAACACCGCATGGTACTTCTACGCCTTCTGCCGCGACTTCGCCGTCGGCGATGAGGCGATGAACGAGCTGCTCACCGAGAGCCTCGGCGGGGTACTGACCGAGGACTCCGATGCCCTGGCGCTGCAGCAGGTCAAGATGGAGTGCCGTCCGTCGAACCTGCCCGACGTGTTGATTGCGCAGGATGCCGGTGTGGCCAAGGCACGACGGATGATGAAGCAGCTGCTTTCGGCCGAAGCCAAGGCCGCGGCCGCCGTGCCCGAGAAGGTAGCGGCACCGTGA
- a CDS encoding glycine--tRNA ligase — protein sequence MAPQSKLDQVISLAKRRGFVFQAGEIYGGSRSAWDYGPLGVELKENIKREWWQTFVRGREDMVGLDSSIILPKAVWEASGHVATFTDPLVECTSCHKRHRQDHLIEAFVAKKNRQPVDGMSEIACPDCGTKGEFTEPQLFSGLVKTFLGPVDNEAGLHYMRPETAQGIFVNFNNVLTASRKKPPFGIGQIGKAFRNEITPGNFIFRTREFEQMEIEFFTSPEDAGAFFDQWVEDCWAWFIDLGITEENLRRFDVPDTERAHYSAGTIDFEYRFGFKGSEWGELMGVANRTDYDLGSHSKASGTELSYFNQATGERFTPYVIEPSFGLTRSMMAFLVDAYVEDEAPNAKGGVDKRTVLRLDPRLAPVKAAVLPLSRNEDLSPKAKALAAQLRKEWNIDFDDAGAIGRRYRRQDEIGTPFCITVDFDTLEDNAVTIRERDTMSQERVALDQVRDYLAKRLRGA from the coding sequence ATGGCGCCCCAGTCCAAGCTCGATCAAGTCATCTCCCTCGCCAAACGGCGCGGATTCGTTTTCCAGGCCGGTGAAATCTACGGCGGTTCGCGTTCGGCCTGGGATTACGGGCCCCTCGGCGTGGAGCTGAAGGAAAACATCAAGCGCGAATGGTGGCAGACCTTCGTCCGCGGGCGCGAGGACATGGTGGGGCTGGACTCCTCCATCATCCTGCCCAAGGCCGTCTGGGAGGCCTCGGGCCACGTGGCGACATTCACCGACCCGCTGGTCGAGTGCACCTCCTGCCATAAGCGCCACCGCCAGGACCACCTCATCGAGGCCTTCGTCGCGAAGAAGAACCGCCAGCCGGTCGACGGCATGAGCGAAATCGCCTGCCCCGACTGCGGCACCAAGGGCGAGTTCACCGAACCGCAGCTGTTCTCCGGCCTGGTCAAGACGTTCCTGGGCCCGGTCGACAACGAGGCCGGCCTGCACTACATGCGCCCCGAAACAGCGCAGGGCATCTTCGTGAACTTCAACAACGTGCTCACCGCCTCGCGCAAGAAGCCGCCGTTCGGGATCGGCCAGATCGGCAAGGCCTTCCGCAACGAGATCACACCCGGAAACTTCATCTTCCGCACCCGTGAATTCGAACAGATGGAAATCGAGTTCTTCACCTCCCCCGAGGACGCCGGCGCGTTCTTCGATCAATGGGTAGAGGACTGCTGGGCCTGGTTCATCGACCTGGGCATCACCGAGGAAAACCTGCGCCGCTTCGACGTTCCGGATACCGAGCGCGCCCACTACTCGGCCGGGACCATCGATTTCGAGTACCGCTTCGGTTTCAAGGGCTCCGAATGGGGCGAGCTCATGGGCGTCGCCAACCGCACCGATTACGACCTGGGCTCGCACTCCAAGGCCTCGGGCACCGAGCTGAGCTACTTCAACCAGGCCACCGGCGAGCGCTTCACCCCGTACGTGATCGAGCCCTCCTTCGGCCTGACCCGTTCGATGATGGCCTTCCTGGTCGACGCCTACGTCGAAGACGAGGCCCCGAACGCCAAGGGCGGCGTGGACAAGCGCACCGTGCTGCGTCTGGACCCGCGCCTGGCCCCGGTCAAGGCCGCCGTGCTGCCGCTCTCGCGCAACGAGGACCTCTCCCCGAAGGCCAAGGCCCTGGCAGCTCAGCTGCGCAAGGAATGGAACATCGACTTCGACGACGCCGGTGCCATTGGCCGCCGGTACCGCCGCCAGGATGAGATCGGCACCCCGTTCTGCATCACCGTGGACTTCGACACGCTGGAGGACAACGCGGTGACGATCCGTGAGCGCGACACCATGAGCCAGGAACGCGTTGCCCTGGATCAGGTCCGCGACTACCTGGCCAAGCGCCTGCGCGGAGCCTAA
- a CDS encoding GNAT family N-acetyltransferase → MSSLSYRPWTEGDDLALLQVWGDPASPHAHQDRTMFRPSTDRPWSRCIVGEDQGVPVAAAVVFESSLHPDRLWLHVEVARDHRRQGIATEMVGLLRAEVPPSGVTALKSRYTTGPVDKGSAAAGFAASIGQHEIQRSRDVVVEPGGLKLPLFNDDGLTLDDAATGSVELTQLVTAFYNATHEWDRAAMTLGMAQKMLLNDATGAKGVVMLRDKPKEGGGKILSFAISYEPTRIDAPADVLLGWDPELADADAAEAIRGLLAMIVHQYPVKLEVDDSMVLLSGLVDALIGAGHATVISETHIMATA, encoded by the coding sequence ATGTCATCGTTGAGCTACCGCCCCTGGACGGAGGGCGACGACCTGGCGCTGCTGCAGGTCTGGGGGGATCCGGCAAGCCCGCATGCCCATCAGGACCGCACCATGTTCCGCCCGTCCACCGATAGGCCCTGGTCCCGCTGCATCGTCGGCGAGGACCAGGGGGTACCGGTGGCCGCGGCCGTGGTCTTCGAATCCTCGCTGCACCCCGACCGGTTGTGGCTGCACGTGGAGGTCGCGCGCGATCACCGCCGGCAGGGCATCGCCACCGAAATGGTGGGCCTGCTGCGCGCCGAGGTGCCGCCCTCGGGCGTCACCGCGCTGAAGTCTCGCTACACCACCGGACCGGTGGACAAGGGGAGCGCAGCGGCCGGGTTCGCCGCCTCCATCGGGCAGCACGAGATCCAGCGTTCGCGCGACGTCGTGGTGGAGCCGGGCGGGCTGAAGCTTCCGTTGTTCAACGACGACGGACTCACGCTCGATGACGCGGCCACCGGTTCGGTCGAACTGACGCAGCTGGTGACGGCGTTCTACAACGCGACCCACGAGTGGGACCGGGCCGCGATGACACTGGGCATGGCGCAGAAGATGCTGCTCAACGACGCCACCGGCGCCAAGGGCGTCGTGATGCTGCGGGACAAGCCGAAGGAAGGCGGCGGGAAGATCCTCTCGTTCGCCATCAGCTACGAGCCGACCCGCATCGACGCCCCGGCCGACGTGTTGCTGGGCTGGGATCCGGAACTGGCCGATGCAGATGCCGCCGAGGCGATCCGCGGACTGCTGGCGATGATCGTGCACCAGTACCCGGTGAAGCTCGAGGTCGATGATTCGATGGTGCTGCTCTCCGGGCTCGTCGACGCGCTGATCGGTGCCGGACATGCCACGGTGATCTCCGAAACGCACATCATGGCCACCGCGTAA
- a CDS encoding DUF485 domain-containing protein, with product MMSLLPVAMIILVPLCAIVLIAGLFARPRARVTATEAAGLLPPEREAELAAKRRRQVLAMAAAMIAGFVVCGAVASRGPVDTGLMGLPFALAIPLGAIAGLLVFALIWRLRWNDGEAPRRSAELQTREPWSFSTRALLLTPLLGGGILIAALLLAGLASVTDESGKHIGLPGISLAGWAEEDGRIFDVQYREDVFAPFPGWYYGVPLIICVVVLLAGLYLLLRRIAGAPRPPESGLLAADTLLRQGASEFVMLWVGMAFIAQMAGLAIISAIAFQSMYRRSVPHLDLEGMPPQEILQPGYGLGIVLVCLGLALLVAAAVLLVRQIVQLAAATRAIRSTSGMEAAR from the coding sequence ATGATGTCGCTCCTGCCCGTTGCCATGATCATCCTGGTGCCGCTGTGTGCCATCGTCCTGATCGCCGGGTTGTTCGCACGCCCCCGCGCCCGGGTGACCGCCACCGAGGCGGCTGGGTTGCTGCCTCCCGAACGCGAGGCCGAACTGGCCGCCAAGCGCCGCCGCCAGGTGCTGGCCATGGCGGCGGCGATGATCGCCGGCTTCGTCGTCTGCGGCGCAGTGGCATCCCGTGGCCCGGTCGACACCGGGCTGATGGGCCTGCCCTTCGCATTGGCGATCCCGCTGGGAGCCATCGCCGGCCTGCTGGTTTTCGCCTTGATCTGGCGGCTGCGCTGGAACGACGGCGAGGCGCCGCGGCGCAGCGCCGAGCTTCAAACCCGCGAACCGTGGAGCTTCTCCACCCGCGCCCTGCTGCTGACGCCGCTGCTCGGCGGCGGAATACTGATTGCCGCGCTGCTGCTGGCCGGGCTGGCATCGGTGACCGACGAGAGCGGCAAGCACATTGGCCTGCCCGGCATCTCCCTCGCCGGCTGGGCCGAGGAGGACGGGCGGATCTTCGACGTGCAGTACCGCGAGGATGTCTTCGCTCCCTTCCCCGGCTGGTACTACGGGGTGCCGCTGATCATCTGCGTCGTGGTGCTGCTGGCCGGGCTCTACCTGCTCCTGCGCCGCATCGCCGGGGCCCCGCGCCCTCCGGAATCAGGGCTGTTGGCTGCCGACACCTTGCTGCGCCAGGGGGCATCGGAATTCGTCATGCTCTGGGTCGGGATGGCGTTCATCGCCCAGATGGCCGGCCTGGCCATCATCAGCGCGATCGCGTTCCAATCGATGTACCGGCGATCGGTGCCGCACCTGGATCTCGAGGGGATGCCACCGCAGGAAATCCTGCAGCCGGGCTACGGGCTGGGCATCGTGTTGGTATGCCTGGGGTTGGCGCTGCTGGTCGCCGCAGCCGTGCTGCTGGTGCGCCAGATCGTGCAGCTGGCAGCGGCCACCAGGGCCATCCGGTCCACGTCGGGGATGGAAGCCGCCCGGTGA
- a CDS encoding DUF5671 domain-containing protein, whose amino-acid sequence MSATTVQRTGGALPTVRRITVYVLLFALVSLTAAGTSGLIAIVLGGSTENRGSALAQSLAFVLVAGPLSWLLWRSLAKRLLEPAEHTAPAWGLYVAALYTAALIVASISLLSVLADVITGHPGPWQERVGLALAWGAVWWWQARLWHHPRRAPQTLATLPGILGNWYGLALAWGALAAALASLFTAAIASLASAAAFGTPWFTAPLAQLPWLAGGLLIWWWHFARERVGVLRGGFADVALVVGGVLVAAAATLGGCGVTIHALLRFAFGSGMPALQVIPAALATALSGALVWAFHHKVLRESLAPVRTAARLVLSGIGLAAAASGLGIVINAALAGSSRQLSGYTAGDLLLAGLVSLVLGAALWVPAWRPDRAADPRGRRVYLVAVFGISAAVALVALLVIGFRIFEHLFDAANADSGLLESVRAPLGLLVATVLAAGYHFIIWGGDRAVLDTEISEHPGTLESLVLVAGGDTAGLRQLLVRLTGARVEVMAVAGVPGVPPPDEAALASALAGIGPAARRVMLLIDGPTELRIIELEQSSR is encoded by the coding sequence ATGTCCGCCACCACGGTGCAGCGCACCGGCGGCGCCCTGCCTACCGTCCGCCGAATCACCGTCTATGTGCTGCTCTTCGCCTTGGTCTCACTCACTGCGGCGGGGACCTCCGGACTCATCGCCATCGTCCTGGGCGGTTCAACGGAGAACCGCGGTAGCGCGCTGGCGCAATCCCTTGCCTTCGTGCTGGTCGCCGGGCCACTGAGCTGGCTGCTCTGGCGCTCGCTGGCCAAACGCCTGCTGGAACCTGCGGAGCATACCGCCCCGGCCTGGGGCCTGTACGTGGCCGCCCTGTACACCGCGGCACTCATCGTCGCCAGCATCTCACTGCTCTCCGTGCTGGCCGATGTGATTACCGGGCATCCCGGCCCTTGGCAGGAGCGGGTCGGGCTGGCCCTCGCTTGGGGCGCCGTCTGGTGGTGGCAGGCCCGCCTCTGGCACCACCCTCGACGTGCACCTCAGACGCTGGCCACGCTGCCCGGGATCTTGGGCAACTGGTACGGCCTGGCTCTGGCGTGGGGCGCTCTGGCGGCCGCCTTGGCTTCGCTTTTCACCGCAGCCATTGCCTCCCTGGCCTCGGCCGCTGCGTTCGGCACGCCGTGGTTCACCGCTCCGCTGGCCCAGCTGCCCTGGCTGGCCGGCGGGTTGCTCATCTGGTGGTGGCATTTCGCGCGCGAACGCGTCGGTGTCCTGCGCGGCGGATTCGCCGACGTGGCGCTGGTGGTGGGCGGGGTCCTCGTGGCAGCCGCAGCTACCCTCGGCGGATGCGGCGTCACCATTCATGCGCTGTTGAGGTTCGCCTTCGGTTCCGGGATGCCCGCCTTGCAGGTGATTCCCGCCGCGCTGGCCACCGCGCTGAGCGGCGCCCTCGTCTGGGCCTTCCACCACAAGGTACTGCGCGAATCGCTGGCACCAGTGCGTACCGCCGCACGGCTGGTGCTCTCGGGCATCGGGCTCGCGGCCGCGGCGTCGGGCCTGGGCATAGTTATCAATGCAGCCCTCGCCGGTTCCTCCCGGCAGCTGTCGGGCTATACCGCGGGCGACCTGTTGCTGGCGGGGCTCGTCTCACTGGTACTCGGTGCGGCACTGTGGGTGCCGGCCTGGCGTCCGGACCGTGCTGCCGATCCGCGTGGACGGCGGGTCTACCTGGTTGCCGTGTTCGGCATCAGCGCCGCCGTGGCCCTGGTTGCCCTGCTGGTCATCGGTTTCCGGATCTTCGAGCATCTCTTCGATGCGGCCAATGCCGATAGCGGACTCCTCGAGTCGGTCCGGGCTCCCTTGGGCCTGCTCGTCGCCACGGTACTGGCCGCCGGCTACCACTTCATCATCTGGGGCGGCGATCGTGCAGTACTGGACACCGAGATCTCCGAGCACCCCGGGACGCTGGAATCGCTGGTTTTGGTTGCCGGTGGGGACACCGCTGGCCTGCGGCAGCTGCTGGTCCGGTTGACCGGTGCCCGGGTTGAGGTCATGGCCGTCGCCGGGGTCCCGGGCGTGCCGCCCCCGGATGAGGCCGCCCTGGCATCGGCGTTGGCTGGCATCGGCCCCGCGGCTCGCCGGGTCATGTTGCTCATCGACGGGCCGACGGAACTCCGGATCATCGAGCTGGAGCAGAGCTCGCGCTGA
- a CDS encoding pyridoxal phosphate-dependent aminotransferase, translating to MTIAPRPWVDEIQAYRPGAGSGSEDGSMAANESPLGASAHLGQALADAISGLHRYPDPLAGNLRSELAVLHGVDPEQILVGNGSDELIFLLATAFLAQGGHAVCADPAYQIDAISAVSVNARVTRVPLTEWKHDLAAMARVRADIAYVVNPHNPTGTIRSRAEIQEFAARSPAALVVVDEAYIDFTDDPDAMTAIPLIEGGRIAVLRTFSKIHGLAGLRIGYLVASREVIATLRKVRAPFSVGTLAQAAALNALNDSNHRDAVREHTLRLRAELSALLASHRLHAVDSQANFVLVPVPDEAGFVAALQAHGVSVRPGSALGAPGTVRISVPTEAGLGLLADALHHLLPLNHLETSDHS from the coding sequence ATGACCATTGCACCCCGCCCCTGGGTGGACGAGATCCAGGCCTACCGGCCCGGAGCCGGTTCGGGATCCGAAGACGGTTCCATGGCAGCCAACGAATCCCCGCTCGGGGCCAGCGCACACCTGGGCCAGGCCCTTGCCGATGCCATCTCCGGACTGCACCGCTACCCCGACCCGCTGGCGGGTAACCTGCGCTCCGAACTAGCCGTACTGCACGGCGTGGACCCCGAACAGATCCTGGTCGGCAACGGGTCCGATGAGCTGATCTTCCTGCTGGCCACCGCCTTCTTGGCACAGGGCGGTCATGCCGTCTGCGCAGACCCGGCCTACCAAATCGACGCGATCAGCGCGGTTTCGGTCAATGCGCGCGTCACCCGCGTTCCCTTGACCGAGTGGAAGCACGATCTGGCCGCCATGGCACGTGTTCGAGCCGACATCGCCTATGTCGTCAACCCGCACAACCCCACCGGTACCATCCGGTCCAGGGCGGAGATTCAGGAATTCGCCGCACGAAGCCCCGCGGCACTGGTCGTCGTCGACGAGGCCTATATCGACTTCACCGACGACCCTGATGCCATGACCGCCATTCCACTGATCGAGGGTGGTCGCATAGCCGTGCTGCGCACCTTCTCCAAGATCCATGGGCTGGCCGGACTGCGCATCGGCTACCTGGTGGCCTCCCGGGAGGTCATCGCCACCCTGCGCAAGGTCCGCGCCCCCTTCTCCGTGGGAACCCTGGCCCAGGCCGCCGCCCTCAATGCCCTGAATGATTCCAACCACCGCGATGCGGTCCGTGAACACACGCTGCGGCTGCGCGCCGAACTGAGCGCACTACTGGCATCCCACCGGCTGCATGCCGTCGACTCCCAGGCAAACTTCGTCCTGGTGCCGGTTCCCGACGAGGCCGGCTTCGTTGCCGCCTTGCAGGCCCACGGGGTCTCGGTCCGGCCCGGATCGGCACTGGGCGCACCGGGAACCGTGCGCATTTCCGTGCCCACCGAGGCCGGGCTCGGCCTGCTTGCCGATGCGCTGCACCACTTGCTTCCCCTGAACCACCTCGAAACCAGCGACCACAGCTAA